Proteins encoded by one window of Rhodococcus sp. OK302:
- a CDS encoding GtrA family protein: protein MARIPEPWLGRLLKNSELIKFLTVGAITLVTTTVLFFGLKWTVLQDNPVTANIIAILVSTIISYVLNKEWSFADRGGRPRHHESALFFGVAGVGVIINQIPLWSSRYILDLRTPDVSFFVENIADFVSGIIIGTLMATAFRWWAMKRFVFLDVNSKPEDRSKVEIRQK, encoded by the coding sequence GTGGCGCGCATTCCGGAGCCATGGCTCGGACGCTTGTTGAAGAACTCGGAACTGATCAAATTCCTGACGGTGGGAGCAATAACCCTCGTTACCACTACTGTTCTTTTCTTCGGCCTCAAGTGGACGGTACTTCAAGATAATCCTGTCACAGCAAATATTATCGCCATCCTAGTTTCGACGATTATCTCCTATGTTCTGAACAAGGAGTGGTCTTTCGCTGATCGAGGTGGCCGGCCGCGCCATCATGAATCTGCACTCTTCTTCGGAGTGGCGGGAGTTGGCGTGATAATCAATCAGATTCCGCTGTGGTCCTCGCGCTATATTTTGGATCTTAGAACTCCCGACGTGTCCTTCTTTGTCGAGAATATTGCCGACTTCGTTAGCGGGATCATTATCGGCACACTGATGGCAACAGCATTTCGATGGTGGGCGATGAAAAGGTTTGTATTTTTGGACGTCAATTCTAAACCGGAAGATCGCAGCAAGGTTGAAATCAGGCAAAAGTAA